From Hirundo rustica isolate bHirRus1 chromosome 29 unlocalized genomic scaffold, bHirRus1.pri.v3 SUPER_29_unloc_BUSCO_136144at7742, whole genome shotgun sequence, one genomic window encodes:
- the LOC120747568 gene encoding involucrin-like, with translation MSLDQAQIKQELTLPPGLAKPGLAKPGPCPPHPQIPGKETPETGKGEAPLAQQQQQQQQIQFPPTFQAEEEKSGREGILEEREAKEIPVQEKQQECQEIPVSVPEKTAVQGDPEKQQECKEIPVSIPEKQQECQEIPVSIPEKQQECKEIPVSIPEKQQECKEIPVSIPEKQQECQEIPVSIPEKQQECQEIPVSVPDPLPDPVPCSQEKQQCREIPVSIPEKQECEQIPVSIPEKQECEQIPVSIPEKQECQDTPVPTPVSCPEPAQCSQEKQEFQEIPVSVPEKQQEFQDTPVPIPLPDPVPSSQEKQEFQEIPVPTPCSQEKQEFQEIPVPAPCSQEKQEFQEIPEQRSLPEKFPPLEQQLEQPGPWQK, from the exons ATGTCCCTGGACCAGGCGCAGATCAAGCAGGAGCTGACGCTGCCCCCGGGCCTGGCTAAACCCGGCCTGGCCAAACCCGGCCCGTGCCCGCCGCACCCCCAAATCCCGGGAAAAGAGACCCCAGAGACCGGGAAAGGGGAAGCTccgctggcacagcagcagcagcagcagcagcaaatccaATTCCCTCCGACATTCCAGGCCGAGGAGGAGAAATCCGGCCGGGAAGGGAtcctggaggagagggaggcCAAGGAGATCCCGGTccaggaaaaacagcaggaatgcCAGGAGATCCCGGTGTCTGTCCCAGAAAAAACAGCAGTCCAAGGAGATCCCG aaaaacagcaggaatgcAAGGAAATCCCGGTGTCCATCcctgaaaaacagcaggaatgcCAGGAAATCCCGGTGTCCATcccagaaaaacagcaggaatgcAAGGAAATCCCGGTGTCCATcccagaaaaacagcaggaatgcAAGGAAATCCCGGTGTCCATcccagaaaaacagcaggaatgcCAGGAAATCCCGGTGTCCATcccagaaaaacagcaggaatgcCAAGAAATCCCGGTGTCCGTCCCTGATCCACTCCCTGACCCCGTCCCGTGTtcccaggagaagcagcagtgccGGGAAATCCCGGTGTCCAtcccagaaaagcaggaatgcgAACAAATCCCGGTGTCCAtcccagaaaagcaggaatgcgAACAAATCCCGGTGTCCAtcccagaaaagcaggaatgccAGGACACCCCAGTCCCGACCCCAGTTTCGTGCCCCGAACCCGCCCAGTgttcccaggaaaagcaggaattccaggaaaTCCCGGTGTCCGTcccagaaaaacagcaggaattccaggacacccctgtccccatcccactcCCAGACCCAGTCCCGtcttcccaggaaaagcaggaattccaggagatCCCGGTGCCCACCCCGTgctcccaggaaaagcaggaattccaggagatCCCGGTGCCCGCCCCGTgctcccaggaaaagcaggaattccaggagatCCCGGAGCAGCGCTCCCTTCCCGAGAAATTCcctcccctggagcagcagctggagcagcccggCCCGTGGCAGAAGTAG
- the LOC120747575 gene encoding proline-rich protein 9-like — MSYYYEQCKQPCLPPAFLAQKCAKCPQPCAAKCVEVCQAPCATQCVEVCQTPCASQCVEVCQAPCATQCVEVCQAPCASQCVEVCQAPCASQCVEVCQTPCATQCVEVCQTPCATQCATSCVTQCPEPCATQCPAQCPEPCVTKCVEQCQDQVCTTKCVESCETVCLKPC, encoded by the exons ATGTCCTACTACTACGAGCAGTGcaagcagccctgcctgccgcCCGCCTTCCTGGCGCAGAAATGCGCCAAGTGCCCGCAGCCATGCGCCGCAAAATGCGTCGAGGTCTGCCAGGCGCCGTGCGCCACCCAATGCGTCGAGGTCTGCCAGACCCCATGCGCCTCCCAATGCGTCGAGGTCTGCCAGGCGCCGTGCGCCACCCAATGCGTCGAGGTCTGCCAGGCCCCGTGCGCCTCCCAATGCGTCGAGGTCTGCCAGGCCCCGTGCGCCTCCCAATGCGTCGAGGTCTGCCAGACGCCCTGCGCCACCCAATGCGTCGAGGTCTGCCAGACGCCCTGCGCCACCCAATGCGCCACCAGCTGCGTCACCCAGTGCCCGGAGCCCTGCGCCACCCAA TGTCCCGCCCAGTGCCCCGAGCCCTGCGTCACCAAATGCGTGGAGCAGTGCCAGGACCAGGTTTGCACCACCAAGTGCGTGGAGTCCTGCGAGACCGTGTGCCTGAAGCCCTGctga
- the LOC120747567 gene encoding LOW QUALITY PROTEIN: balbiani ring protein 3-like (The sequence of the model RefSeq protein was modified relative to this genomic sequence to represent the inferred CDS: inserted 1 base in 1 codon; deleted 1 base in 1 codon), protein MRRATGCPLSQICLPPPAVLVRSFPVASSADPCGFQRFPALGSSRCRPGNRRLRGPGLRRRGSLRPGGHGARPRVLPGPGRSGTASREYCRELGQRATAACREPCRQGVTKCTTTCQDQCRQGVTACGTACVDPCRQEVTKCTTTCQEPCGKEVTKCVTTCQDPCRQEVTXCTTVCQDQCRQEVTTCVTTCVDPCCKEVTKCVTTCVDPCRQDVTTCTTTCQDPCCKEVAKCVTTCQDQCRQEVTKCVTTCVDPCCKEVTKCVTTCQDPCCQEVTKCTTTCQDPCCKEVTKCVTHVVDPCCQEVTKFTTVCQDPCCKEVTKCVTTCQDPCHQEVTKCTTTCQDPCCQEVTTCVTTCQDPCCKDVTKCVTTCQDPCCQEVTKCVTTCQDPCCQEVTKCVTTCQDPCCKEVTKCTTTCQDPCCKEVTKCVTTCQDPCCKEVTKCVTTTCQDPCCKEVTKCVTTCQDPCCQEVTKCVTTCQDPCCKEVTKCVTTCVDPCCQEVTKCVTTCQDPCCQEVTKCVTTCQDPCCQEVTKCVTTCQDPCCKEVTECVTTCVDPCCQEVTKGVTTCVEPCHQDVTKCVTTCVDPCCQEVTKCVTTCVDPCCQEVTKCVTTCQDPCCQEVTKCVHHVSRSLLPGGHQEVTKCVTTCQDPCCQEVTKCVTTCQDPCCQEVTKCVTTCVDPCCQEVTKCVTTCQDPCCQEVTKCVTTCQDPCCQEVTKYVTRCQDPCCQEVTKCVTRCVDPCCKEVTKCRTRCVDPCCQEVTKYVTRCRDPCCKEVTKCRTRRVDPCCKEVTRCVTRCRDPCCKEVTKYKTRCVDPRCKEVTKCRTRCVDPCCQEVTKCVTRCQDPCCKEVTKCRTRCRDPCCQEVTKCVTRCRDPCCVTSCVDPCCGRVTQCVTTRCVDSCCQGVTTCQGVTPCQGVTTCQGVTTCQGVTTCQGVTTCQGVTTCQGVTTCQGVTTCQGVTPCQGVTPCPGVTPCPAPCRVPSCATPQGAQVVTRCADSCPTTCVTQTCPLCGQLRSVSCCPKSRAP, encoded by the exons ATGCGTCGCGCCACCGGCTGCCCGCTGAGCCAGATCTGCCTCCCGCCTCCCGCCGTGCTGGTGCGGAGCTTCCCGGTGGCTTCCAGCGCGGATCCCTGCGGCTTCCAGCGCTTCCCGGCCCTCGGGAGCTCCCGCTGCCGCCCCGGCAACCGCCGCCTTCGTGGGCCTGGGCTCCGGCGGCGCGGGTCCCTGCGGCCTGGCGGCCACGGTGCGCGTCCCCGCGTGCTGCCAGGGCCCGGGCGG AGCGGCACCGCCAGCCGGGAATACTGCCGGGAGCTGGGCCAGAGAGCCACGGCCGCCTGCCGGGAGCCGTGTCGTCAGGGGGTCACAAAATGCACAACCACGTGCCAGGATCAGTGTCGTCAGGGGGTGACCGCGTGTGGCACCGCGTGTGTGGATCCATGTCGTCAGGAGGTCACCAAATGCACAACCACGTGCCAGGAGCCGTGTGGTAAAGAAGTCACCAAGTGTGTCACCACGTGCCAGGATCCATGTCGTCAGGAGGTCA AATGCACTACAGTGTGCCAGGATCAGTGTCGTCAGGAGGTCACCACATGCGTCACCACGTGTGTGGATCCGTGTTGTAAAGAAGTCACCAAGTGTGTCACCACATGTGTGGATCCATGTCGTCAGGAC GTGACCACGTGTACAACCACGTGCCAGGATCCGTGTTGTAAGGAAGTCGCCAAGTGTGTCACCACGTGCCAGGATCAGTGTCGTCAGGAGGTCACCAAGTGTGTCACCACGTGTGTGGATCCGTGTTGTAAAGAAGTCACCAAGTGTGTCACCACATGTCAGGATCCGTGCTGCCAGGAGGTCACCAAATGCACTACCACGTGTCAGGATCCGTGTTGTAAAGAAGTCACCAAGTGTGTCACCCACGTG GTGGATCCCTGTTGTCAGGAGGTCACCAAATTCACTACAGTGTGTCAGGATCCGTGTTGTAAAGAAGTCACCAAGTGTGTCACCACGTGTCAGGATCCGTGTCATCAGGAAGTCACCAAGTGCACCACAACGTGTcaggatccctgctgccaggaggtcaCCACATGCGTCACCACCTGCCAGGATCCGTGTTGTAAAGATGTCACCAAGTGTGTCACCACGTGTCAAGATCCGTGCTGCCAGGAGGTCACCAAGTGTGTCACCACGTGTCAAGATCCGTGCTGCCAGGAGGTCACCAAGTGCGTCACCACCTGCCAGGACCCCTGTTGCAAGGAGGTGACCAAGTGCACCACCACGTGTCAGGATCCGTGCTGCAAAGAAGTGACCAAGTGTGTCACCACGTGTCAGGATCCGTGTTGTAAGGAAGTCACCAAGTGTGTCACCACAACGTGCCAGGACCCCTGTTGCAAAGAAGTGACCAAGTGTGTCACCACCTGCCAGGATCCGTGCTGCCAGGAGGTCACCAAGTGTGTCACCACATGTCAGGATCCGTGTTGTAAGGAAGTCACCAAATGTGTCACCACGTGTGtggatccctgctgccaggaggtcaCCAAGTGTGTCACCACCTGCCAGGATCCGTGCTGCCAGGAGGTCACCAAGTGTGTCACCACGTGTCAagatccctgctgccaggaggtcaCCAAGTGTGTCACCACGTGTCAGGATCCGTGTTGTAAGGAAGTCACCGAGTGTGTCACCACGTGTGTGGATCCGTGCTGCCAGGAGGTCACCAAGGGCGTCACCACGTGTGTGGAGCCGTGCCATCAGGAT gtcaCCAAATGTGTCACCACGTGTGtggatccctgctgccaggaggtcaCCAAGTGTGTCACCACGTGTGTGGATCCGTGCTGCCAGGAGGTCACCAAGTGTGTCACCACGTGTCAagatccctgctgccaggaggtcaCCAAATGTGTCCACCACGTGTCAagatccctgctgccaggaggtcaCCAA GAGGTGACCAAGTGTGTCACCACCTGCcaggatccctgctgccaggaggtcaCCAAGTGTGTCACCACCTGCCAGGATCCGTGCTGCCAGGAGGTCACCAAATGTGTCACCACGTGTGTGGATCCGTGCTGCCAGGAGGTGACCAAGTGTGTCACCACCTGCcaggatccctgctgccaggaggtcaCCAAGTGTGTCACCACGTGTCAagatccctgctgccaggaggtcaCCAAATATGTCACCAGGTGCCAGGATCCGTGCTGCCAGGAGGTCACCAAATGTGTCACCAGATGTGTGGATCCGTGTTGCAAGGAGGTCACCAAGTGCAGAACCAGGTGTGTGGATCCGTGCTGTCAGGAAGTCACCAAATATGTCACCAGGTGCCGGGATCCATGTTGCAAGGAGGTCACCAAGTGCAGAACCAGGCGTGTGGATCCGTGTTGCAAGGAGGTCACCAGATGTGTCACCAGGTGCCGGGATCCGTGTTGCAAGGAGGTCACCAAGTACAAAACCAGATGTGTGGATCCACGCTGCAAGGAGGTCACCAAGTGCAGAACCAGATGTGTGGATCCGTGCTGTCAGGAAGTCACCAAATGTGTCACCAGGTGCCAGGATCCGTGTTGCAAGGAGGTCACCAAGTGCAGAACCAGGTGCCgggatccctgctgccaggaggtcaCCAAATGTGTCACCAGGTGCCGGGACCCCTGTTGTGTCACCAGCTGTGTGGACCCGTGCTGCGGCAGAGTCACCCAGTGTGTCACCACCAGGTGTGTGgactcctgctgccagggagtgACCACGTGCCAAGGAGTGACCCCGTGCCAAGGAGTGACCACCTGCCAGGGGGTGACCACGTGCCAGGGGGTGACCACGTGCCAGGGAGTGACCACCTGCCAGGGAGTGACCACGTGCCAGGGAGTGACCACCTGCCAAGGAGTGACCACCTGCCAAGGAGTGACCCCGTGCCAGGGAGTGACCCCGTGCCCGGGAGTGACCCCGTGCCCGGCGCCCTgccgtgtccccagctgtgccacccctCAGGGCGCCCAGGTTGTCACCAGGTGCGCCGACTCCTGTCCCACCACCTGCGTCACGCAGACGTGCCCGCTGTGCGGCCAGCTCCGCTCCGTCTCCTGCTGCCCCAAATCCCGGGCTCCCTGA